The DNA window atgattgtttttatcaAGAAGCATCTCTTTTTATTGCAGCAATTCTGCCTCTGGACAATTTAAAGTAGCTAAATTTCCATTTGGCTGTACAATCTTGAACAGCTTTTGAATCACAATGGTGTGAGAAGTTTAGGACCACGAATCTTGAATTACAATGGTGTTAGAAGTCCAGGATCACAGCATGTATTGGCTACTTTGAAGGAGCTTACAAGGAACTATCAGCTAGATAATTGGGCAGTCCAAAAACTTGTAGGATCAACACTAAGTTGTTATCGTTGgtacaaaaattattaaaagactTAAAACAGCCAATTTACTCAAGCCAACATCAAGTCAAGTGAGAAATGCATGTTCAAGCTCTGAAAGACGACGGCATAGCAGTGCTTAGTTTCCTTGTGAATCCACCCTATGAATATCTATCACAATAGAATAGAGGCTGCTTATTTGATTTTCCTTTCATCTGCAATCTGCATGGACTAGCATCATAGTGTTGTTCTTATCTGATCTGTTTCAAGAATCCAAGAAACAATGCACTCTACAATGAATACACACTGTTGCAACAGCTAATAAAAGATCAAAAGCTTTCAGAAAGACTTGTCAACTGAAGTTAAATGGACGGCATTTCTCAACAACATTTCTACTCCAATTTCTAACCTTGGTCACCGGTCTCCTCTGTTGTAGACTTCAAAGTTTGGCCCTGAACATCAGTCTCCACAATGGAAGGCTTCAACCTTTCCCTTGCCAGCCTCTTAGCCATCCTCCTCTGCTTTAGCTTACTCTGGTTAGCACCACCTCCTGAAGAAAactcataaacaaataaaagcatCAAGttgtttcctaaaaaaatacatcaagagGTCTGCTAGTTTTCTTACCAGGGTTGTTACTGGCAGCAGCACTAAGATGACTATCATCCTCATCAGCATTTTCTCGAACAGCTGGGCTGCGTTCTTTAACTGCACTACTACAACCACCTTCTCCATCATTGCTTGACAAAGGCAACGGCCCAATAATTTTTCCTCGACGAGAAATATCCTCCTTGAGCTTCTTTCGACGTAGCCTCTTCCTTTGAGCTCTAGTTAACTTGAGGGTCTCCGATTCTAATCTGccctcatcatcaccatcatcttccTCACTTGTCGATGAACCACTCTGTCGCAGCCCATAATCATCTGCATTCAAAAGCTCAACAATCTCAAGTATTGTGTTTAAGTGACCAAGGGCTTTTGATTAAATAATAGCATAAACGACTCAAACCTGGGACCAGGCTAACATCAAACCCATCATTCGCTGTGCTTACAGGGCCTTTTCCATCTTCTGTTTCCTGCATTTCATTTAATCCACATTCAGAATGTgaatgaaaagaaaacgaaaattaCAGGCATTGTATGCGACAGAAATTGTACATGTAGTTGTGGATAAAGAGTGTTAAGAATGGCCTCATGGAGCTGGCGTCGCTTCTCTTCACCGCGCATTCTTGCCACTAGCTTGGTGAAATGGTGCAGACTTGTTAGTGTCAGTTAATAGAGGGAAATGTATGTCCCTGACGTTGGAAGCTTTGGCATGTGTTTGGGTTGGCGGAAAGTGCCCAGGAATTGGGGTTAATGCTTGCAAGGGTACATCTTGTTTTGGAATCCTGTTTTTCCAAGACTGAAAATACAAgtagatatataaatttgaaattaattaagacaAGATCAGTATCATTAGTGTGATTTAGTACTATTAGTTGGTGCTGTATATATATTAGGATTTAGGAGTGGAGCCCTCGGATCTTTCTGATGGCTGGATAAGTGTCAGTGGTGGATTGATGGTGTGGTTAtaccaaatttttatttttattttatttttttaattgttattttattttatttttttattcaatttctttcttcatcatttgatttcgtttaatttttatatcaaatttgatttttatttttttaattgatgtttatttatttatttatcctttttctaattgaattttattttaaatttcatctcttaacacttgattttggtttatttttatgtcaaatttgatcccttttttttattgtcttttgttttgttttagatctttttatattgttttttttttaatttcactcctttgtattttgtaattgaaaattttatttttaagacttgttttttgtctttttagagTTAGTTATATGCTCATGACGTAGTGATaagttttgaatattaataaggtttgatttgagttttttttattattacatgtgtactaacataaaaaacaatctctaaTTCCTATATATACAGAACACTTATTTAAAATCAAGgaaataattttaagtaaatGAAAACTATctcggaaaaaaaaacataaaaatggtACTTGATTTTGGGTTTAACACGCCAATATCATTGACAGAATTATATATGTGAAGCGAAAATGAATGAAATGGTAGGATAAGTGGAGAGCAAAAGAGGCTGATCATCACTCCACCACAGTACTATATATCTTGGTGGGAGAAGAAGGACCATTGAAAGTGAGAAATTAAGCTAGCTGGAGCTCAATGCATGCTGTTGGCCCCATGCTTTGGCTTTAAATagacctaatatatatatatgagcagCAGCACCAAGCACAATTGAGAGCCAAAGAGAAGAGATAGAGCTGCCGCCATTTTGGGCAGAGGCGTGGCCGAACcgcattataaaaaaagtattacgTGTATCGATCCTTGACTCTCCAACGGGCAAACAGACGGTGACCAACCCACCCGCCGCACTCGACATTATATGACATCAAAAAATGCAATATTACTTGATCATATGGAAACTATCATGAGTTCATGATAAAgacattaattagaaaaatattgcaaaTGCATATATAGAACACTTCATCATAATTGTGAACTGGGAATTTTTGCCAGCCCCAAGTAGAAAAA is part of the Populus trichocarpa isolate Nisqually-1 chromosome 7, P.trichocarpa_v4.1, whole genome shotgun sequence genome and encodes:
- the LOC7465558 gene encoding uncharacterized protein LOC7465558, with protein sequence MRGEEKRRQLHEAILNTLYPQLHETEDGKGPVSTANDGFDVSLVPDDYGLRQSGSSTSEEDDGDDEGRLESETLKLTRAQRKRLRRKKLKEDISRRGKIIGPLPLSSNDGEGGCSSAVKERSPAVRENADEDDSHLSAAASNNPGGGANQSKLKQRRMAKRLARERLKPSIVETDVQGQTLKSTTEETGDQDQIRTTL